The Megasphaera elsdenii DSM 20460 genome includes the window GGCCGATAAAGATTACAGCCAGATGGTACGGGAACTCTTCCACGACGACGATTACGTCATCTGCGCGCCGGCACCGACGCCTCGCTCGGCCGACCCGAAAGCCATGGCGGCCATGCTGCCGTGTAAAGCCGACTGGGCCGGCACCATCGCCGAAGGCCTGGATAAAGCCCTGGCCGCAGTCCAACCGGACCAGGTCCTGTGCATCGTCGGCTCCCTGTACATCCAGGGAGAAGTCCGGAAATACTTCCGGGATAGATATCGTATGGAATTGTGATATTTGACAATTGCAAACCTCAAACTCAAAAAGGGCTTGTCGCCGTGCGACAAGCCCTTTTCATTGCGCCTTTGCGCCTTGTTATGGTAAAATGATACATATATTTTACACGGAATGTAAGGAGCGAAGGATATGAAGCGGATAATACGGACTGGCAGTACGCCAGCCGAGCGGGCACGGCTGCGCGTCGTCTATGCCATGGCAGGGACTGTTTTTTTTATGCCTTTGAACTTGTTCATCATGGAAGGCTTTTTCATCATTGCCCTGGGACTGGGGCTTTATTATTGTAAAAAATATCCTAAACTGACCTTGCGCCAGTCGCCGCTGTCCCTGCCGGCAGCCGGTTTTGCCCTGGCCGCCTTCCTGTCTCTTGTGGGCTCGCCACACTTCCTCTTGGGAACGGCTTTTTACGTCTTCACGGTCTTGCAATACGTCGTGCTCTACTATGGTATCCTCTTGTTTGTCCGTCATTCCTGGGAGCGGCGCCTGCTCTTTTCGACGCTCCTCCTCAGTGCTTTCATCGTCGCCCTGTACGGCCTGTACCAGTATGCCCATATGCTGACCCTCCACGAAGCCGAATGGGTCGATAATTCAGCCTTTCCCATGCTGCGGCGCCGCATGTATTCGACATTGTACAACCCCAACTTATTGTCTGCCTTCCTGCTGATCATCATGAGTGCGGCGGCGTCGATGATGATCTGTACCCGCCACCGCTGGCATCATGTCATGTACCTGGCCTTTTTTGCCATCCTGGCCTTGTGCCTGGTCCTGACCTATTCCCGTGGTGCCTGGCTCAGCGTCTGCGCCCTGGTCTTTTTCTTCGGCCTCTTCTGGGATAAACGGGTATGGCTCCTCTTTTTGGCAGGTCCTTTGATCCTGGCCTTTTATCACGGTGGCGTCGCCGACCGCCTGATGTCCATTTTCAGCCACAGCGAAGCGGATACGTCCGTGTCCATGCGCATGGACATGTGGGAAGCGGCTATTGCCATGTTCGTCGACCATCCCGTCCTGGGTATCGGCTGGGGCGCTTTCAAGCACGTCTATCCGGTATATAATGAATTGATTCAGGAAGCGGGCATCGTCATCTTCCACGCCCATAATATGTACCTCAACATCCTGGCTGAAACGGGCCTGGCTGGCTTTTTTTTCGGCTTATGGTTCTTCTTCGGCAATGCCTGGTATGCCATCGGCTATTTGCGCAGCCATAAGGAACATACCTTTGACCGTTCTCTGGCCATGAGCCTGGCTGCCGCCGTCTTGTCCCTGGCCATCAGCGGTATGAGCGACTACGATTTATTTAGTACCCAGATTTCACTTACCTTTTGGCTCATGAGCGCCCTTTTCGCCAATATGTACGGCGAAGAATGTGAAAAAAACAGCAAAAATAGTTTGCGAAATAATTCACAATGATATATAATAAGCTTGTGACTATTATCACTAGATAAGATGACTTATAGCTATAGGGAATAGCTTGGGACATAGTTGGAGGGTATTATCCATGAGACAGAAAAAGGCAATATCGGATGCTGTCATCGAACGATTGCCGCTGTACTACAGGGACTTGCTGTTATTGCAAGATGCGGGAATCGATA containing:
- a CDS encoding O-antigen ligase family protein, whose protein sequence is MKRIIRTGSTPAERARLRVVYAMAGTVFFMPLNLFIMEGFFIIALGLGLYYCKKYPKLTLRQSPLSLPAAGFALAAFLSLVGSPHFLLGTAFYVFTVLQYVVLYYGILLFVRHSWERRLLFSTLLLSAFIVALYGLYQYAHMLTLHEAEWVDNSAFPMLRRRMYSTLYNPNLLSAFLLIIMSAAASMMICTRHRWHHVMYLAFFAILALCLVLTYSRGAWLSVCALVFFFGLFWDKRVWLLFLAGPLILAFYHGGVADRLMSIFSHSEADTSVSMRMDMWEAAIAMFVDHPVLGIGWGAFKHVYPVYNELIQEAGIVIFHAHNMYLNILAETGLAGFFFGLWFFFGNAWYAIGYLRSHKEHTFDRSLAMSLAAAVLSLAISGMSDYDLFSTQISLTFWLMSALFANMYGEECEKNSKNSLRNNSQ